The Maylandia zebra isolate NMK-2024a linkage group LG7, Mzebra_GT3a, whole genome shotgun sequence genome contains a region encoding:
- the LOC143419666 gene encoding uncharacterized protein LOC143419666 yields MWCGARHQSAGLISAGSVQEIIIFTIFMMPSISVTQVFLLFSFLHLITSLPVRDQDEVEEFLTQIRPLNAPWSLSANSADALVEARLRQLMSSGLDRRRQLGDIEFSNRYSEFLRSKAKHTSICAFLRRMQGIKKSAVGADTEKVNLLLKQYMCPSVYNNWPTDL; encoded by the exons ATGTGGTGCGGAGCTCGACATCAGTCTGCGGGGTTGATTTCAGCAGGATCAGTGCAG GAGATTATCATCTTTACCATCTTCATGATGCCATCCATCAGCGTCACTCAGGTTTTCCTGCTGTTTTCCTTCCTCCACCTCATcacatcacttcctgtcag GGACCAGGATGAAGTGGAAGAATTCCTGACTCAAATCAGACCCCTGAACGCACCATGGTCTCTGTCAGCAAATTCTGCAGATGCTCTGGTTGAGGCCAGACTCAG GCAGCTGATGTCTTCAGGTCTAGACCGCAGGAGGCAGCTGGGAGACATCGAGTTCTCAAACAGATACTCAGAGTTTCTGCGCTCTAAAGCCAAACACACCTCAATCTGTGCTTTTCTGCGCCGCATGCAAGGCATAAAGAAGAG TGCGGTGGGAGCAGACACGGAGAAAGTGAATCTGCTGCTGAAACAGTACATGTGTCCATCTGTCTACAACAACTGGCCCACCGACCTGTAG